Proteins co-encoded in one Erinaceus europaeus chromosome 2, mEriEur2.1, whole genome shotgun sequence genomic window:
- the UBE2S gene encoding ubiquitin-conjugating enzyme E2 S isoform X2, with amino-acid sequence MNSNVENLPPHIIRLVYKEVSTLTADPPDGIKVFPNEEDLTDLQVTIEGPEGTPYAGGVFRMKLLLGKDFPASPPKGYFLTKIFHPNVGPTGEICVNVLKKDWTAELGIRHVLLTIKCLLIHPNPESALNEEAGRLLLENYDEYAARARLLTEIHGGAAPSARATDSATTADAAAPGAPGGAEGPMAKKHAGERDKKLAAKKKPDKKRALRRL; translated from the exons ATG AACTCGAACGTGGAGAACCTGCCGCCGCACATCATCCGCCTGGTGTACAAGGAGGTGAGCACGCTGACGGCCGACCCGCCCGACGGCATCAAGGTCTTCCCCAACGAGGAGGACCTCACCGACCTGCAGGTCACCATCGAGGGCCCTG AGGGCACCCCGTACGCCGGGGGCGTGTTCCGCATGAAGCTGCTGCTGGGCAAGGACTTCCCGGCGTCGCCGCCCAAGGGCTACTTCCTGACCAAGATCTTCCACCCCAACGTGGGCCCCACCGGCGAGATCTGCGTCAACGTGCTCAAGAAGGACTGGACGGCCGAGCTGGGCATCCGGCACGTGCTGCTG ACCATCAAGTGCCTGCTGATCCACCCGAACCCCGAGTCGGCGCTGAACGAGGAGGCGGGCCGCCTCCTGCTGGAGAACTACGACGAGTACGCGGCGCGCGCGCGCCTGCTCACCGAGATCCACGGCGGCGCCGCGCCCAGCGCCAGGGCCACCGACTCTGCCACCACCGCGGACGCCGCGGCCCCCGGGGCCCCGGGAGGGGCGGAGGGGCCCATGGCCAAGAAGCACGCGGGCGAGCGGGACAAGAAGCTGGCGGCCAAGAAAAAGCCGGACAAGAAGCGGGCGCTGCGGCGGCTGTAG